One segment of Amycolatopsis alba DSM 44262 DNA contains the following:
- a CDS encoding LacI family DNA-binding transcriptional regulator yields the protein MATINDVAAKAGVSTATVSRTLNGKSTVDPVLAARVQAAATELGYHPNGLARNLRRQETAVLALIISDVENPFFTAIARGVEDIAQTAGYSVVLCNADDNEEKERRYIDVALQERVAGVVLSPTGRATNVDRLTERGTPVVAVDRPLLENTGDQVLVDTRLAARDATRHLLDGGYRRVACVSGPPGVRTAEDRLAGYTDAVGAGNALTRRAEFRAEGGRLAALSLLDEPEPPDALLVGNSTMAIGVLEALASRGLRSGQDVGIVSFDDAPWTTLIDPPLTVVAQPANEVGRVAAELLLARIGDSTRKATTTTLQAKLIVRRSSRRD from the coding sequence GTGGCCACCATCAACGACGTGGCGGCGAAGGCCGGGGTTTCGACGGCGACCGTGTCGAGAACACTCAACGGTAAGTCCACTGTGGACCCGGTGCTCGCGGCACGGGTGCAGGCGGCCGCCACGGAATTGGGATATCACCCGAACGGGCTGGCGCGAAATCTGCGCCGTCAGGAAACCGCGGTTCTCGCGCTCATCATCTCCGACGTCGAGAACCCGTTCTTCACCGCGATCGCCCGCGGCGTGGAGGACATCGCGCAGACCGCGGGCTACTCGGTGGTGCTGTGCAACGCCGACGACAACGAGGAGAAGGAGCGGCGCTACATCGACGTCGCCCTCCAGGAGAGGGTCGCCGGAGTGGTGCTCTCCCCCACCGGCCGGGCCACCAACGTCGACAGGCTGACCGAACGCGGCACACCCGTGGTCGCGGTCGACCGGCCGCTGCTGGAGAACACCGGGGACCAGGTGCTGGTCGACACCCGGCTCGCCGCCCGCGACGCGACCCGGCACCTGCTCGACGGCGGATACCGGCGGGTCGCCTGCGTCAGCGGGCCGCCGGGGGTGCGCACGGCCGAAGACCGGCTGGCCGGTTACACCGACGCCGTCGGCGCCGGGAACGCGCTGACCCGGCGCGCCGAGTTCCGCGCCGAGGGCGGCAGGCTCGCCGCGCTCAGCCTGCTCGACGAGCCCGAACCGCCGGACGCCCTGCTGGTCGGCAACAGCACGATGGCGATCGGCGTCCTGGAGGCGCTGGCTTCGCGGGGGCTGCGGTCGGGACAGGACGTCGGGATCGTGTCGTTCGACGACGCCCCGTGGACGACGCTGATCGATCCGCCGCTGACCGTGGTCGCCCAGCCCGCGAACGAGGTGGGCAGGGTGGCCGCCGAACTGCTGCTGGCCCGGATCGGCGACAGCACCCGCAAGGCCACGACGACCACGCTCCAGGCGAAGCTGATCGTGCGCCGGAGCTCACGGCGCGACTGA
- a CDS encoding NUDIX hydrolase has product MPEAEIDSLAWIHVRDRRLLSVRTEGKTKFYLPGGKREPGEGDVGGLCREIREELGVELDPRSFRFFALLNEQADGYADGRRVRMTCYTADHRGDPVPGREIAESAWLSSADAHLCPPAGRRMLGMLADAGLVD; this is encoded by the coding sequence GTGCCCGAAGCCGAGATCGATTCACTGGCCTGGATCCACGTCCGCGACCGCCGCCTGCTGTCGGTGCGGACCGAGGGGAAGACCAAGTTCTACCTGCCAGGAGGCAAGCGCGAGCCGGGGGAGGGCGACGTCGGCGGGCTGTGCCGGGAGATCAGGGAGGAACTCGGCGTCGAGCTCGACCCGCGGAGCTTCCGCTTCTTCGCGCTGCTGAACGAGCAGGCCGACGGCTACGCGGACGGCCGCCGTGTGCGCATGACCTGTTACACCGCCGACCACCGTGGCGATCCGGTGCCCGGCCGGGAGATCGCGGAGTCCGCCTGGCTTTCTTCGGCCGATGCCCATCTCTGCCCGCCGGCGGGCAGGCGGATGCTCGGCATGCTTGCCGACGCGGGTCTCGTCGACTAA
- a CDS encoding helix-turn-helix domain-containing protein, with amino-acid sequence MATVYRETTAPGLLRDVVRCQWEDTGEAPKRIVPDGCVDLVRCGGEVFVAGPDTTAWTWETPPGVRASGVRFAPGRAGSVLGLGADELRDQRVPLGDLWGKEGELLAERVLGGAASLTDIVAERRAGGADREVSELITRLDGGVSRVSAALERFTTGERQLRRRFTLAVGYGPATYLRVTRFQRAVRLAATAPDLASLAFSAGYADQAHLSRDCREFAGVQAREFFRAKK; translated from the coding sequence ATGGCAACCGTGTATCGGGAGACGACGGCACCCGGCCTCCTGCGGGACGTGGTGCGCTGCCAGTGGGAGGACACGGGCGAGGCGCCGAAGCGGATCGTGCCCGACGGCTGCGTCGACCTGGTGAGATGCGGCGGCGAGGTGTTCGTCGCCGGGCCGGACACCACGGCCTGGACCTGGGAGACACCGCCGGGCGTCCGGGCGTCCGGCGTCCGGTTCGCCCCTGGCAGGGCCGGTTCCGTCCTGGGGCTGGGTGCCGACGAACTGCGCGATCAGCGTGTCCCTCTCGGCGACCTTTGGGGTAAGGAAGGCGAACTGCTCGCCGAGCGGGTGCTCGGCGGTGCCGCTTCGCTGACCGACATCGTCGCGGAACGCCGGGCAGGAGGCGCGGACCGGGAGGTCTCGGAGCTGATCACCAGGCTCGACGGCGGCGTCTCGCGGGTTTCCGCCGCACTGGAGCGGTTCACGACCGGGGAACGGCAGTTGCGGCGGCGGTTCACCCTCGCTGTCGGCTACGGCCCGGCGACGTACCTGCGGGTCACCCGGTTCCAGCGCGCCGTCAGGCTCGCGGCGACAGCGCCGGATCTCGCCTCGCTGGCGTTCTCGGCGGGCTACGCCGATCAGGCCCACCTGAGCCGGGATTGCCGGGAGTTCGCCGGTGTTCAGGCGAGGGAGTTCTTCCGCGCCAAGAAGTGA
- a CDS encoding ABC transporter permease, with amino-acid sequence MTDGAIEFGPVLAVVLAVLAIFGAVVVQFGRLGQGKAVLFAAARAVVQLAAVSLVIVGILKSGWLTGGFVLLMFAIAAITSARRIGVAKDLAWVALAIASGVVPVLTLVLATGVIPWRPIAIVPIAGIVIGGAMSATSQAARRALDELVSRHGEYEAALALGFLRRPAALEICRPSAGQALIPALDQTRTVGLVTLPGAYVGVLLGGAGPLQAGVTQVLVLIGLLAAEAVAVLVAVHLVAAGRISRKATEDATCR; translated from the coding sequence ATGACGGATGGTGCGATCGAGTTCGGCCCGGTGCTCGCCGTGGTCCTGGCCGTGCTGGCGATCTTCGGCGCCGTGGTGGTGCAGTTCGGGCGGCTGGGGCAGGGCAAGGCGGTGCTGTTCGCGGCCGCGCGCGCCGTGGTGCAGCTCGCCGCCGTCTCGCTGGTGATCGTCGGGATCCTGAAATCGGGCTGGCTGACCGGCGGGTTCGTCCTGCTGATGTTCGCGATCGCGGCCATCACTTCCGCACGCCGGATCGGCGTCGCGAAAGACCTTGCGTGGGTCGCGCTCGCCATCGCGTCCGGCGTCGTGCCGGTGCTGACGCTCGTGCTCGCGACCGGGGTCATCCCGTGGCGGCCCATCGCGATCGTGCCGATCGCCGGGATCGTCATCGGCGGCGCGATGTCCGCGACCTCGCAGGCGGCGCGGCGGGCCCTGGACGAACTCGTGTCCCGGCACGGCGAGTACGAAGCCGCTCTGGCGCTGGGTTTCCTCCGCCGCCCGGCCGCGCTGGAGATCTGCCGCCCCTCCGCCGGGCAAGCGCTGATCCCCGCGCTCGACCAGACACGCACGGTCGGCCTGGTGACCCTGCCCGGCGCCTACGTCGGAGTCCTCCTCGGCGGCGCCGGGCCACTGCAAGCCGGAGTGACCCAAGTACTCGTGCTCATCGGACTACTGGCCGCGGAAGCCGTCGCCGTCCTGGTCGCCGTGCACCTGGTCGCGGCAGGCCGGATCAGCCGAAAGGCGACTGAAGATGCGACGTGTCGTTGA
- a CDS encoding S9 family peptidase, producing the protein MRPVDIEALTVPGSPALRGDLLLTAVSRPDLKTNSYRGGLRRVSLDGGGEAPWTHGTKDSAPVISPDGRWVAFLRAGEGAGSQAKPQVHVIAAAGGDAKRITDLPLGAGAPVWAPDSRRIAFVARVPEPGRYGTENADGETPEPSEEAPRHITNLFYRVDDAGFLNDRPQRLFVVDAVAALDEDGPADLTPLTDDRADVEHPSWTLDGESVLFVAPRDWAVEDTVRSDVYAVPAAGGEPRTLVRTQGTAAKPVAAPDGSILFYGTEFPGLEEIARNTGLWRAPWPSGDEPSSARRLTDVETVDCDIAAGSPVVLGDEVLVVVRTRGAAELRAVPLDAELSELKSLRYLAGEFAAVKSFVADGARIAAVIGTPESSGEVVLLSDEEPRTLTDYSKPLRDIGIRPLEELEATAPDGYPVHGWIVRPEGEGPHPVVLMIHGGPFAPYEWKVFDEAQVLADAGYAVVLGNPRGSAGYGESHGRSIVGGLGTVDADDLLALLDEALKLSDLDGDRVGVMGGSYGGFMTSWLAAHHGGRFRAAWSERAVNAWDSFLGSSDIGWFFTGGYVGDDHDELRKRSPLYHAGKIDIPFMVVHSEQDWRCPLEQAQRMYVALRQNGVAAELLLFPGEGHELTRSGQPRHRVQRFDAVLEWWGRHLGSS; encoded by the coding sequence GTGCGCCCTGTTGACATCGAAGCCCTGACGGTCCCCGGCAGCCCCGCGCTGCGCGGCGACCTGCTGCTCACCGCGGTGAGCAGGCCTGATCTGAAGACGAACAGCTACCGCGGTGGCCTGCGCAGGGTCAGCCTGGACGGGGGCGGCGAAGCGCCTTGGACCCACGGGACCAAGGACTCCGCCCCCGTCATCTCTCCGGACGGCAGGTGGGTCGCCTTCCTCCGCGCGGGGGAAGGCGCCGGTAGCCAGGCCAAGCCGCAGGTGCACGTGATCGCGGCGGCCGGGGGCGACGCGAAACGGATCACCGACCTGCCCCTCGGTGCAGGAGCCCCGGTCTGGGCGCCCGATTCCCGCCGGATCGCCTTCGTCGCCCGCGTGCCCGAGCCGGGCCGCTACGGCACGGAGAACGCGGACGGCGAAACCCCGGAGCCGAGCGAAGAAGCTCCGCGGCACATCACGAACCTCTTCTACCGGGTCGACGACGCAGGTTTCCTCAACGATCGCCCACAGCGTCTGTTCGTCGTGGACGCCGTCGCCGCGCTGGACGAGGACGGACCCGCCGATCTCACGCCGTTGACCGACGACCGGGCCGACGTCGAGCATCCTTCGTGGACTCTCGACGGTGAGTCCGTCCTGTTCGTCGCACCCCGTGACTGGGCCGTCGAGGACACTGTCCGTTCGGACGTCTACGCCGTGCCCGCCGCGGGCGGCGAGCCCCGCACGCTGGTCCGCACCCAGGGCACCGCGGCCAAACCGGTCGCCGCCCCGGACGGTTCGATCCTGTTCTACGGAACCGAATTCCCCGGCCTGGAGGAGATCGCCCGCAACACCGGCCTCTGGCGGGCGCCGTGGCCCTCCGGCGACGAGCCTTCGTCCGCGCGGCGGCTGACCGACGTCGAAACGGTCGACTGCGACATCGCGGCCGGCTCTCCGGTCGTCCTCGGTGACGAGGTGCTCGTCGTGGTCCGCACCCGCGGCGCCGCCGAACTGCGCGCCGTCCCGCTCGACGCCGAACTGTCCGAGCTGAAGTCGTTGCGGTACCTGGCAGGCGAGTTCGCCGCGGTGAAGTCGTTCGTCGCCGACGGCGCGCGGATCGCCGCGGTGATCGGGACGCCCGAGAGCTCCGGCGAAGTCGTCCTGCTGTCGGACGAGGAACCCCGCACCCTCACCGACTACTCGAAGCCGTTGCGGGACATCGGGATCCGGCCGCTGGAAGAGCTGGAAGCGACCGCGCCCGACGGCTACCCGGTGCACGGCTGGATCGTCCGGCCCGAGGGCGAGGGGCCGCATCCGGTGGTCCTGATGATCCACGGCGGACCGTTCGCGCCCTACGAATGGAAGGTCTTCGACGAGGCGCAGGTGCTCGCCGACGCGGGCTACGCCGTCGTCCTGGGGAACCCGCGCGGTTCCGCGGGCTACGGCGAAAGCCACGGCCGCAGCATCGTCGGCGGTCTCGGCACCGTGGACGCGGACGATCTGCTGGCACTGCTGGACGAAGCGCTCAAACTGTCCGATTTGGATGGTGACCGGGTCGGCGTCATGGGCGGCTCGTACGGCGGCTTCATGACCAGCTGGCTCGCCGCGCACCACGGCGGCCGGTTCCGCGCCGCGTGGAGCGAGCGCGCGGTCAACGCCTGGGACTCGTTCCTCGGCAGCTCCGACATCGGCTGGTTCTTCACCGGGGGTTACGTCGGCGACGATCACGACGAGCTTCGCAAGCGCAGCCCGCTGTACCACGCGGGGAAGATCGACATCCCGTTCATGGTCGTGCATTCCGAGCAGGACTGGCGATGCCCGCTGGAGCAGGCGCAGCGGATGTACGTGGCACTGCGGCAGAACGGTGTCGCGGCGGAGTTGCTGCTGTTCCCCGGCGAAGGGCACGAACTCACCCGTTCAGGGCAGCCGCGGCACCGGGTGCAGCGGTTCGACGCCGTGCTGGAGTGGTGGGGGCGCCACCTCGGATCCTCGTGA
- a CDS encoding FGGY-family carbohydrate kinase: MGEPGLVLGIDIGTSSSKGVLVDSHGTVVARASRRHDTARPRPGWFEHDAETVWWQDFLVLARELSAGAGDHPIIGVAVSGIGPVLLPADASGKPLRPAILYGVDTRAYDEIRELNREFGEESIVERGGSALGSQAVGPKWRWLAKNEPDVFERAKLFLMASSFLVLRLTGEYVLDHHSASQCDPMYDLREARWAPDRAAAIAPGVELPRLAWPTEVVGSVTAWAAAETGLPQGIPVTAGTVDAWAEATGAGVTSPGDTMLMYGTTMFLIQVLSDPRPGPGLWTTRGAFPGTYSLAAGMATSGAITDWLRELVGGEFAELTAAAGKIPAGSRGLLMLPYFAGERTPVPDPDARGVIAGLTTSHDSADLYRAALEGTAYGVRHNLEAMREAGGGARRFVAVGGGTQGGVWTRIVSDVARIEQEIPAETIGAAFGNAVLASVALGREPDVEAWNPVAEIVRPGADADVYDEFYPHYRALYRSTMDIAHFLARKNSLA, encoded by the coding sequence GTGGGCGAACCGGGCCTGGTGCTCGGCATCGACATCGGCACATCGAGTTCCAAAGGTGTCCTCGTCGATTCCCACGGCACCGTGGTGGCGCGAGCATCTCGCCGACACGATACCGCACGGCCCCGTCCCGGCTGGTTCGAGCATGACGCCGAAACCGTGTGGTGGCAGGACTTCCTCGTACTGGCAAGGGAACTTTCGGCGGGTGCCGGGGATCATCCCATCATCGGAGTGGCGGTCAGCGGGATCGGGCCGGTACTCCTGCCCGCCGACGCTTCCGGGAAACCGTTGCGCCCGGCGATCCTTTACGGTGTCGACACCCGCGCGTATGACGAAATCCGCGAACTGAACCGGGAATTCGGCGAAGAATCCATTGTGGAGCGTGGCGGGAGCGCGCTCGGCTCGCAGGCCGTCGGGCCGAAATGGCGGTGGCTGGCCAAGAACGAGCCGGACGTGTTCGAACGCGCGAAGCTGTTCTTGATGGCGAGTTCGTTCCTTGTACTGAGGCTGACCGGCGAGTACGTTCTCGACCACCATTCCGCGAGCCAATGCGACCCGATGTACGACCTGCGCGAAGCCCGGTGGGCACCGGACCGGGCCGCCGCGATCGCCCCCGGCGTCGAGCTGCCCAGGCTCGCGTGGCCGACCGAGGTAGTCGGCTCGGTCACCGCCTGGGCGGCCGCGGAAACCGGCTTGCCGCAAGGGATCCCGGTGACGGCGGGTACGGTGGACGCCTGGGCCGAAGCGACCGGCGCCGGCGTCACCTCGCCCGGCGACACGATGCTCATGTACGGCACCACGATGTTCCTGATCCAGGTGCTTTCCGATCCCCGTCCCGGACCGGGGCTGTGGACGACCCGCGGCGCGTTCCCCGGCACCTATTCACTCGCGGCGGGGATGGCCACGTCCGGCGCGATCACCGACTGGTTGCGGGAGCTCGTCGGCGGCGAGTTCGCGGAGCTGACCGCGGCGGCGGGCAAGATCCCGGCGGGGAGCCGTGGCTTGCTGATGCTGCCGTATTTCGCCGGAGAACGGACACCGGTACCGGATCCGGACGCGCGGGGTGTCATCGCCGGGCTCACCACTTCCCATGACAGCGCCGATCTGTACCGCGCGGCGCTGGAAGGGACGGCGTACGGAGTGCGGCACAACCTCGAAGCCATGCGCGAAGCCGGTGGCGGCGCCCGGCGCTTCGTCGCCGTCGGAGGCGGGACACAGGGCGGCGTGTGGACGCGGATCGTCAGCGACGTCGCGCGGATCGAGCAGGAGATCCCGGCGGAAACCATCGGCGCGGCGTTCGGTAACGCCGTTCTCGCGTCCGTGGCACTGGGGCGGGAGCCGGATGTCGAAGCCTGGAACCCGGTCGCCGAGATCGTCCGCCCCGGTGCGGACGCCGACGTCTACGACGAGTTCTATCCGCACTACCGCGCCCTCTACAGGTCCACAATGGACATAGCTCACTTCTTGGCGCGGAAGAACTCCCTCGCCTGA
- a CDS encoding transposase has product MSRRSKYPEQFRRDAIELVNTSDRPLRQIARELGVNHETLRSWVNAAKQAAEAGPAEDPAVTDEVQRLRKQVAELQKEKEILRKAAAYFAKEMDR; this is encoded by the coding sequence GTGTCTCGCAGGTCGAAGTATCCGGAGCAGTTCCGTCGTGACGCGATCGAGCTGGTCAACACGAGTGACAGGCCGTTGCGTCAGATCGCTCGTGAGCTGGGGGTCAATCACGAGACCCTGCGGTCGTGGGTGAATGCCGCCAAGCAAGCCGCTGAAGCCGGGCCGGCGGAGGATCCCGCAGTCACCGACGAGGTCCAACGACTGCGGAAACAGGTCGCTGAACTGCAGAAAGAGAAGGAGATCCTGCGCAAAGCAGCCGCCTATTTTGCCAAAGAGATGGATCGATGA
- a CDS encoding RES family NAD+ phosphorylase — MARLPLPPARSVLVKELHRTNDVVTVHPGTRLVRIFTAHGNHPQQWNTFRYSGPLPHGRFDPQTPGRGGRPVTDPGNGVLYFGLTVRTSIAEVFQTTSTVDRKSRGPRLVVVRPTRTLRLLDLAGLWPTRVGASQEISSGPKKITQAWARAIRAAFGDLDGVWYRSSMDSGGPALALWDPPAGNSLPVAPDVLLPLDHPGLDVPLGRVCEELNYTLLS, encoded by the coding sequence ATGGCCCGGCTTCCCCTGCCGCCCGCGCGCTCTGTCCTGGTCAAGGAGCTGCACCGCACCAACGACGTGGTGACGGTGCACCCCGGCACCAGGCTGGTCAGGATCTTCACCGCGCACGGCAACCACCCCCAGCAGTGGAACACGTTCCGCTACAGCGGCCCGCTCCCGCACGGCCGTTTCGACCCGCAGACCCCAGGTCGCGGCGGGCGCCCGGTCACCGACCCCGGAAACGGCGTCCTCTACTTCGGTCTCACCGTGCGCACGAGCATCGCGGAGGTCTTCCAGACCACGTCGACGGTCGACCGCAAATCCCGCGGCCCGCGGCTGGTCGTCGTCCGGCCGACCCGCACCCTGCGGCTGCTCGACCTCGCCGGCCTCTGGCCGACCCGCGTCGGCGCCTCGCAGGAGATCTCCAGCGGCCCGAAGAAGATCACCCAAGCCTGGGCGCGCGCCATCCGCGCCGCCTTCGGCGACCTCGACGGTGTCTGGTACCGATCGTCCATGGACTCCGGCGGCCCCGCGCTCGCGTTGTGGGACCCGCCCGCCGGGAACTCGCTGCCGGTCGCGCCGGACGTCCTTCTCCCACTGGACCACCCAGGGCTCGACGTCCCGCTGGGCCGGGTGTGCGAGGAACTGAACTACACGCTTCTGTCGTGA
- a CDS encoding histidine phosphatase family protein, whose protein sequence is MSTPEQEVEYRQHRFSPPPGATEIFLVRHGESAPAKGDDPFDLVDGQADPDLAPDGRDHAERVGRRLADERIAALYVTTLRRTSQTAAPLAAKLGLTPEVEADLREIHLGDWENGLFRRYTHEGHPIVEELWREQRWDVIPSAESMESFGGRIKAAIGRLAAANPDRRIAVFTHGGVIGEVFAQASAAKNRFAFLGADNGSISHLVVSGDNWMVRRFNDTSHLQSPFG, encoded by the coding sequence ATGAGCACCCCTGAGCAGGAAGTCGAGTACCGCCAGCACCGGTTTTCACCCCCTCCGGGCGCGACCGAGATCTTCCTTGTCCGCCACGGCGAATCGGCCCCGGCGAAGGGCGACGATCCGTTCGACCTCGTCGACGGGCAGGCCGACCCGGACCTCGCGCCGGACGGCCGGGACCACGCCGAGCGGGTCGGCCGCCGTCTGGCGGACGAGCGGATCGCCGCGCTGTACGTGACGACGCTGCGCCGGACGTCGCAGACCGCGGCACCGCTGGCGGCGAAGCTCGGGCTCACGCCGGAGGTCGAAGCGGACCTCCGGGAGATCCACCTCGGTGACTGGGAGAACGGGCTCTTCCGGCGCTACACCCACGAAGGCCACCCGATCGTCGAGGAGTTGTGGCGGGAACAGCGCTGGGACGTCATCCCGAGCGCGGAGTCGATGGAGTCGTTCGGCGGCCGGATCAAGGCGGCCATCGGCAGGCTCGCGGCCGCCAACCCGGACCGGCGGATCGCCGTGTTCACTCATGGCGGTGTCATCGGCGAAGTCTTCGCTCAGGCCAGTGCCGCGAAGAACCGGTTCGCGTTCCTCGGCGCGGACAACGGCTCGATCTCGCACCTGGTGGTGTCGGGCGACAACTGGATGGTGCGGCGGTTCAACGACACGTCGCATCTTCAGTCGCCTTTCGGCTGA
- a CDS encoding MmpS family transport accessory protein produces MGVPTATPPASAPGQGAPGRLKPLGTVVVVLGVMAVAVTLTSYVLPKAAKPVQSPPVPQAEQVEQAAAAVRTVTHLVVYELSGAKGAQNVTYVAQGSELMQKTEVAAPWSTTFERASQEGRDEFYSLSAQGSGSGALRCRILVDGEVVSDHAAPAPGAPVTCTS; encoded by the coding sequence ATGGGTGTTCCCACCGCGACCCCTCCGGCATCGGCGCCGGGGCAGGGTGCCCCTGGCAGGCTGAAGCCGCTCGGGACCGTCGTGGTCGTGCTGGGCGTGATGGCCGTCGCCGTCACCCTGACCAGTTACGTGCTGCCGAAGGCCGCCAAACCGGTGCAGAGCCCGCCCGTGCCGCAGGCCGAACAGGTCGAGCAGGCCGCGGCCGCCGTGCGCACCGTGACGCACCTCGTCGTCTACGAGCTTTCCGGCGCGAAGGGCGCTCAGAACGTCACCTATGTCGCGCAGGGCTCGGAACTCATGCAGAAGACCGAAGTCGCCGCGCCGTGGAGCACCACGTTCGAGCGCGCTAGCCAGGAAGGCCGCGACGAGTTCTACAGCCTCTCCGCGCAGGGTTCGGGCAGCGGAGCGTTGCGCTGTCGGATCCTCGTCGACGGCGAGGTCGTCAGCGACCACGCGGCCCCCGCGCCGGGCGCGCCGGTGACCTGTACGTCCTAG
- a CDS encoding IS3 family transposase has translation MIYRYRFISEHRAEFGVKRLCQVLGLRRQGFHEWAAAEAVREAAAEQERELIAVIASIHAQHRGAYGQPRITAELRRRGHVVNHKRVERLMREQGLTGITRRKRRSLTRPAAAAVTAVADVIRRDFTAREPGQRFVGDITYLPTFQGWLYLATVIDLHNREVVGHAMGDHLRADLVCDAITLAGARGLIGPGAVFHSDRGVQYTSGQFRAALTEHRIRPSIGRTGSCYDNAVAEAFFATLKTEIGTTIWRTRDQARHDLYRYLHYYNHNRLHSTLNHRTPHETRTSYHQQQAA, from the coding sequence ATGATCTACCGCTACCGGTTCATCTCCGAGCATCGCGCCGAGTTCGGCGTGAAGCGGCTGTGCCAGGTTTTGGGTCTGCGCCGGCAGGGCTTCCACGAATGGGCCGCCGCCGAAGCCGTCCGGGAGGCCGCCGCGGAACAGGAGCGGGAACTGATAGCGGTGATCGCCTCGATCCACGCGCAGCACCGAGGCGCCTATGGGCAGCCCCGCATCACCGCGGAACTGCGCCGCCGCGGACACGTGGTGAACCACAAGCGAGTCGAGCGGTTGATGCGGGAGCAGGGCCTGACCGGGATCACCCGCCGCAAACGCCGGAGCCTGACCAGACCCGCCGCCGCTGCGGTGACGGCGGTGGCGGATGTGATCCGCCGCGATTTCACCGCGCGGGAGCCGGGGCAGAGGTTTGTCGGGGACATCACCTACCTGCCCACGTTCCAGGGCTGGCTTTACCTGGCCACGGTGATCGATCTGCACAACCGTGAGGTCGTCGGGCACGCGATGGGCGATCACCTGCGCGCCGATCTGGTCTGTGACGCGATCACCCTCGCCGGCGCACGCGGCCTGATCGGCCCCGGCGCGGTGTTCCACTCCGACCGCGGCGTCCAGTACACCTCCGGCCAATTCCGGGCCGCGCTCACCGAGCACCGGATCAGGCCGTCGATCGGACGGACCGGATCCTGCTACGACAACGCCGTCGCCGAAGCGTTCTTCGCCACCCTCAAAACCGAGATCGGCACCACCATCTGGCGCACCCGCGACCAGGCACGACACGACCTATACCGCTACCTCCACTACTACAACCACAACCGTCTACATTCGACACTCAACCACCGAACACCCCACGAAACCCGAACCAGCTACCATCAGCAACAAGCCGCGTGA
- a CDS encoding TerC family protein, producing the protein MSVPLWLWIATIGGLLALIALDLIIVDRKPHEVTTGEAARWVIFYVAVAVAFGIGVWVFGGHDPGVEFFTGYITEYSLSVDNLFIFMIIMTSFKVPAIHQHRVLLIGILLALAMRSVFIAVGAALIAQFVWVFFLFGAILIWTAVSMIRNKDEDEEYEENALTRWVRKLFPVTNEWHGHKSFVKKDGKRWITPMFLVIVAIGSADLLFAVDSIPAIFGITQEAFLVFTANAFALMGLRQLYFLLGGLVTKLVYLSYGLAVILAFIGAKLFLHALHEYGAVPDWLDINNWVSLGVIIVVLTVTTVASLAKAKKLEAAEQDSSVSS; encoded by the coding sequence ATGTCTGTTCCCCTGTGGCTATGGATCGCCACGATCGGTGGTCTGCTCGCGCTGATCGCACTCGACCTGATCATCGTCGATCGCAAGCCGCATGAGGTCACCACCGGTGAAGCCGCCCGGTGGGTCATCTTCTACGTCGCCGTGGCGGTCGCCTTCGGCATCGGTGTCTGGGTCTTCGGGGGACACGATCCCGGCGTCGAGTTCTTCACCGGCTACATCACCGAGTACTCGCTGAGCGTCGACAACCTGTTCATCTTCATGATCATCATGACGTCGTTCAAGGTGCCCGCGATCCACCAGCACCGCGTGCTGCTGATCGGCATCCTGCTCGCGCTCGCCATGCGCAGCGTGTTCATCGCCGTGGGCGCCGCGCTGATCGCGCAGTTCGTCTGGGTCTTCTTCCTCTTCGGCGCCATCCTCATCTGGACCGCGGTCAGCATGATCCGCAACAAGGACGAAGACGAGGAATACGAAGAGAACGCGCTCACCCGCTGGGTGCGCAAGCTCTTCCCGGTCACCAACGAGTGGCACGGGCACAAGTCCTTCGTGAAGAAGGACGGCAAGCGCTGGATCACCCCGATGTTCCTGGTGATCGTCGCGATCGGCAGCGCGGACCTGCTGTTCGCCGTCGACTCGATCCCGGCGATCTTCGGTATCACGCAGGAGGCCTTCCTGGTCTTCACCGCCAACGCCTTCGCGCTGATGGGTCTGCGCCAGCTGTACTTCCTGCTCGGTGGCCTCGTCACCAAGCTGGTGTACCTGTCCTACGGCCTCGCGGTGATCCTCGCCTTCATCGGCGCCAAGCTGTTCCTGCACGCGCTGCACGAGTACGGCGCTGTGCCGGACTGGCTGGACATCAACAACTGGGTCTCCCTGGGCGTCATCATCGTGGTCCTGACCGTGACGACGGTGGCCAGCCTCGCGAAGGCGAAGAAGCTGGAAGCCGCTGAGCAGGACTCTTCGGTCAGTAGTTAG